From Carettochelys insculpta isolate YL-2023 chromosome 22, ASM3395843v1, whole genome shotgun sequence, one genomic window encodes:
- the RPS9 gene encoding small ribosomal subunit protein uS4 — translation MPVARSWVCRKTYVTPRRPFEKSRLDQELKLIGEYGLRNKREVWRVKFTLAKIRKAARELLTLDEKDPKRLFEGNALLRRLVRIGVLDEGKMKLDYILGLKIEDFLERRLQTQVFKLGLAKSIHHARVLIRQRHIRVRKQVVNIPSFIVRLDSQKHIDFSLRSPYGGGRPGRVKRKNAKKGQGGAGGADEEEED, via the exons GGAGTTGGGTGTGTCGGAAGACCTATGTCACCCCTCGACGGCCCTTTGAGAAATCTCGTCTTGACCAGGAGCTGAAGCTCATTG GTGAGTATGGGCTGCGGAACAAGCGTGAGGTTTGGCGGGTGAAGTTCACCCTGGCTAAGATCCGTAAGGCGGCCCGGGAGCTGCTCACGCTGGACGAGAAGGACCCCAAGCGCCTTTTTGAAG GCAATGCCCTGCTCCGGCGGCTGGTGCGTATCGGGGTGCTGGACGAAGGCAAGATGAAGCTGGATTATATCCTGGGCCTTAAGATTGAGGATTTCCTGGAGAGGCGCCTCCAGACCCAGGTCTTCAAGCTGGGCCTGGCCAAGTCCATCCACCATGCCCGGGTGCTGATCCGCCAGAGGCACATCCG TGTGCGGAAGCAGGTGGTGAATATCCCGTCCTTCATCGTGCGCCTGGACTCGCAGAAGCACATCGACTTCTCGCTGCGCTCGCCCTACGGCGGCGGCCGGCCCGGCCGTGTCAAGAGGAAGAACGCCAAGAAGGGGCAgggcggtgctggtggggcagatgaggaagaggaggattaA